A genomic stretch from Verrucomicrobiia bacterium includes:
- a CDS encoding slipin family protein translates to MEQFSALAKIIPSVIVVLILVATIMPQALRILREYERGVIFRLGKLLGAKGPGVILLWPMVDRMVKMDLRVVTIDVAKQEVMTRDNVPVTVDAVVYFRVIDPIAAVIKVENFWKATSLISQTTLRSVLGQAELDELLSHRDKINQTLQEIIDRQTDPWGIKVTSVEVKDVSLPEGMKRAMAKQAEAERERRAKVVNAEGEFQAAEKMVQAAAMMAKEPIALQLRFLQTMREISSEHNTTTFLPVPIDLFGPFLSGRPKS, encoded by the coding sequence ATGGAACAGTTCTCCGCCCTTGCTAAAATTATCCCCTCGGTCATCGTCGTCTTGATACTGGTGGCAACCATCATGCCCCAGGCTCTGCGCATCCTGCGCGAATATGAGCGGGGCGTTATCTTCCGGCTGGGCAAACTGCTCGGGGCAAAAGGGCCGGGGGTGATCCTGCTCTGGCCGATGGTGGACCGGATGGTCAAGATGGACCTGCGCGTCGTTACCATTGACGTCGCCAAGCAGGAAGTCATGACGCGCGACAACGTCCCGGTGACCGTCGATGCGGTGGTTTATTTCCGTGTCATTGATCCCATCGCCGCCGTGATCAAAGTCGAGAATTTCTGGAAGGCGACTTCGCTGATTTCCCAGACCACTCTGCGCAGCGTATTGGGCCAGGCCGAGCTGGACGAGTTGCTGTCCCACCGTGACAAGATCAACCAGACGCTGCAGGAGATCATCGACCGGCAAACCGACCCGTGGGGCATCAAAGTCACCTCAGTGGAAGTTAAGGACGTCTCGCTGCCTGAAGGGATGAAGCGCGCCATGGCCAAGCAGGCCGAAGCCGAGCGGGAACGCCGCGCAAAAGTCGTCAATGCCGAAGGCGAATTCCAGGCGGCGGAGAAAATGGTCCAGGCCGCCGCGATGATGGCCAAGGAGCCAATCGCCCTGCAGTTGCGTTTTCTGCAGACGATGCGCGAGATTTCAAGCGAACATAACACCACCACCTTTTTACCTGTGCCTATCGATTTGTTCGGCCCATTTTTGAGCGGGCGCCCCAAGAGCTGA
- a CDS encoding nodulation protein NfeD, which produces MRHGLTVLLALLLGGVVCSFAAPQVGLIRIDGAIGPATASYVARAIDEAGARHDACLVVELDTPGGLLDSTKEIVQKFYASSVPIVVYVAPSGAGAMSAGCFITLAADVAAMAPHTSIGAAHPVSMGMGGEEKMDDVMKQKLENYASSWIETIAEKRGRNVEWAKAAVMKSESITSEKALELKVINLIATDMPDLLQKLDGRLVNGKPLKTAAATVVEIPVSARERLFQLLWRPEVMLILMLAAIYGIIGEVSSPGAILPGVIGGIALILALYMGSILPVNLAGVALIGLAIFLFITDIFAPTHGVLTFGGIIAFFLGALMLFNRAEPAFRLSLAYIIPATLVTAAFFIFIVGAGLRAQFLPSRTGKEAMLGKTTAAIAHIDAHSGKVFVEGEYWNAISDAPVEPGQPVEIIGIEGLTLKVKPKLT; this is translated from the coding sequence ATGCGGCATGGATTAACCGTTCTTTTGGCCCTGCTGCTCGGCGGGGTGGTCTGCTCTTTCGCCGCGCCCCAGGTTGGCCTGATTAGAATCGACGGCGCCATTGGACCCGCGACGGCGAGTTATGTGGCGCGAGCCATTGACGAGGCGGGGGCGCGCCACGATGCCTGCTTGGTGGTTGAACTGGATACACCGGGGGGCTTGCTGGATTCCACAAAGGAAATTGTCCAGAAATTCTACGCATCGAGTGTCCCAATCGTGGTTTATGTGGCGCCCTCGGGCGCCGGGGCCATGAGCGCCGGTTGCTTCATCACCCTGGCCGCCGATGTGGCCGCCATGGCCCCCCATACCAGTATCGGCGCCGCCCATCCCGTTTCCATGGGCATGGGTGGTGAGGAAAAGATGGATGATGTCATGAAGCAAAAGCTGGAGAACTACGCCAGCAGTTGGATCGAAACCATCGCAGAAAAGCGCGGACGCAACGTCGAGTGGGCTAAAGCCGCCGTCATGAAAAGCGAATCGATAACATCCGAGAAGGCACTCGAACTCAAAGTCATCAATCTGATTGCAACCGATATGCCTGATTTGCTGCAGAAGCTCGATGGACGCCTGGTCAATGGCAAGCCTCTAAAGACCGCCGCGGCCACCGTCGTCGAGATTCCCGTGTCCGCCCGCGAGCGGCTGTTCCAACTGCTCTGGCGTCCGGAGGTGATGTTGATTCTTATGCTGGCGGCCATCTATGGCATTATCGGTGAGGTCAGCAGCCCGGGAGCAATCTTGCCCGGGGTGATAGGCGGCATCGCCCTCATCCTGGCGCTTTATATGGGGTCCATTCTGCCGGTCAATCTTGCCGGGGTCGCTCTCATTGGCCTGGCCATCTTCCTGTTCATTACCGACATCTTCGCGCCAACACATGGCGTGCTCACCTTCGGCGGCATCATCGCGTTCTTCCTCGGCGCCCTGATGCTCTTTAATCGCGCCGAACCGGCCTTCCGGTTGTCTTTGGCTTATATCATTCCCGCCACGCTGGTCACGGCTGCCTTTTTCATTTTCATTGTTGGCGCAGGATTGCGCGCCCAGTTCCTCCCCTCGCGCACCGGCAAAGAAGCGATGCTGGGCAAAACCACCGCCGCAATTGCCCACATCGATGCCCATAGCGGCAAAGTCTTTGTCGAAGGCGAATATTGGAACGCTATCAGCGACGCCCCGGTCGAGCCGGGGCAACCCGTTGAGATTATCGGCATCGAGGGCCTCACGCTGAAGGTCAAACCAAAGTTAACATGA
- a CDS encoding NYN domain-containing protein produces MALIRILIDGYSLLHHWPELARGHARHSAAARDELIRRMTLYQDAIGTPITIFFDGATARFGTPAAVSKPELEVLYSRAGQTADQMIERAAHRFEPYGEVLAVTDDLAERETVSSVGGLVSSCRNFIQTVENTLADLADDIKQHNRQERRRFQKRQ; encoded by the coding sequence ATGGCATTGATACGCATCCTGATAGACGGTTACAGTCTGCTGCATCATTGGCCTGAGCTGGCCCGAGGCCATGCTCGCCATTCAGCCGCCGCCCGCGATGAACTCATTCGCCGGATGACCTTGTACCAGGACGCCATCGGCACCCCCATTACCATCTTTTTCGACGGCGCCACCGCCCGGTTCGGCACGCCGGCTGCTGTGTCTAAGCCTGAACTGGAAGTCCTTTATTCGCGCGCCGGACAAACCGCTGACCAGATGATCGAGCGGGCGGCGCATCGTTTCGAGCCTTATGGGGAAGTGCTGGCAGTGACCGATGACCTCGCCGAGCGGGAGACCGTCAGCAGCGTCGGCGGGCTGGTATCCAGTTGCCGCAATTTTATTCAAACGGTTGAAAACACTTTAGCGGACCTGGCTGATGACATCAAACAACACAACAGGCAGGAACGGCGCCGGTTCCAAAAGCGCCAGTGA
- a CDS encoding cellulase family glycosylhydrolase, translated as MNRRQFLLHTTTALAAAAAAPVVYAAFATNPTAQHLPRWRGFNLLEKFTKRPEGNPPYQERDFALLQEWGFDFARMPMSYLCWTDPADWLKLQEPELKDVDAAVELGRKHGVHTNLNLHRAPGYCVNPPREPLDLWTDENALDACAFHWAHLAKRYKGIPNARVSFDLLNEPPDINEETYVRVVTRLVQAIRAEDPARLVIADGLRWGGSPVNGLASLGIAQSTRGYEPVQISHYKASWMHGSDKWPVPTWPLRQGQKDEINKETLRRRHIEPWQRLESKGVGIHVGEWGAFNRTPHDVVLAWMRDCLALWKEAGWGWALWNLQGGFGVLDSQREDVAYEDFRGQKLDRKMLEVLQSDKG; from the coding sequence ATGAATCGCCGGCAATTCCTGCTGCACACCACCACCGCGCTTGCCGCTGCCGCTGCGGCCCCCGTGGTCTATGCCGCCTTCGCCACCAATCCGACCGCGCAACACCTGCCCCGCTGGCGCGGCTTTAACCTGCTGGAAAAGTTCACCAAACGCCCTGAGGGCAACCCGCCGTACCAGGAGAGGGATTTTGCTCTTCTGCAGGAATGGGGCTTCGATTTCGCCCGGATGCCGATGTCGTACCTGTGTTGGACCGACCCGGCTGACTGGCTGAAGCTGCAAGAGCCGGAGTTAAAGGACGTCGATGCCGCTGTCGAGTTGGGCAGGAAACACGGTGTGCATACCAACTTGAACCTCCACCGCGCGCCCGGTTACTGCGTCAACCCGCCCCGGGAACCGCTGGACTTGTGGACAGATGAGAATGCCTTGGATGCCTGCGCCTTTCACTGGGCGCATTTGGCCAAACGATACAAAGGCATTCCCAATGCCCGAGTGAGTTTTGATTTGCTGAACGAACCTCCAGACATCAACGAAGAAACCTATGTGCGCGTAGTGACCCGTCTGGTGCAGGCCATTCGCGCTGAGGACCCGGCCCGGCTCGTGATTGCCGATGGCCTGCGCTGGGGTGGCAGTCCGGTCAATGGCCTCGCTTCATTGGGTATTGCCCAAAGCACCCGGGGCTATGAGCCGGTGCAGATTTCGCACTACAAAGCCAGTTGGATGCATGGTTCAGACAAGTGGCCGGTCCCGACCTGGCCGCTGCGCCAAGGCCAAAAGGACGAGATCAACAAAGAGACCCTCCGCCGCCGACACATCGAGCCCTGGCAGCGGCTTGAAAGCAAGGGGGTGGGCATTCATGTGGGCGAATGGGGCGCGTTCAATCGCACGCCGCACGATGTCGTGCTGGCCTGGATGCGCGATTGCCTGGCGTTATGGAAAGAAGCCGGCTGGGGCTGGGCCTTATGGAATTTGCAAGGCGGCTTTGGCGTTCTGGACAGCCAGCGCGAAGACGTCGCCTACGAAGATTTCCGCGGCCAGAAACTCGACCGCAAGATGTTGGAAGTGCTGCAGAGCGATAAGGGGTGA